One part of the Ictidomys tridecemlineatus isolate mIctTri1 chromosome 13, mIctTri1.hap1, whole genome shotgun sequence genome encodes these proteins:
- the Socs6 gene encoding suppressor of cytokine signaling 6 produces the protein MKKISLKTFRKSFNLNKSKEDTDFMVVQQPSLASDFGKDDSLFGSCYGKDMASCDINSEDEKGGKSRSKSESLMGTLKRRLSVKQKPKGKGSTPPGGLAEEDTFSSSSAPVVFKDVRAQRPIRSTSLRSHHYSPTPWPLRPTNSEETCIKMEVRVKALVHSSSPSPALNGVRKDFHDLQAETVCQEQNGSLKRSDSPHGDLHLHLEEHVPVVIGLVPQDYIQYTVPLDEGMCPLEGSRSYCLDTSSPMEVSAVPPQVGGSSFAEDENQVDQDLVVAPEIFVDQSVNGLLIGTTGVMLQSPRASHDEVPPLSPLLPPMQTNQIQRNFSGLTGTDAHVAESMRCHLNFDPNSAPGVARVYDSVQSSGPMVVTSLTEELKKLAKQGWYWGPITRWEAEGKLANVPDGSFLVRDSSDDRYLLSLSFRSHGKTLHTRIEHSNGRFSFYEQPDVEGHTSIVDLIEHSIRDSENGAFCYSRSRLPGSATYPVRLTNPVSRFMQVRSLQYLCRFVIRQYTRIDLIQKLPLPNKMKDYLQEKHY, from the coding sequence ATGAAGAAAATTAGTCTTAAAACCTTCCGGAAGtcttttaatttgaataaaagtAAAGAAGACACTGATTTCATGGTAGTACAACAGCCATCCCTAGCCAGTGACTTTGGAAAAGATGATTCCTTGTTTGGTAGCTGCTACGGTAAAGATATGGCCAGCTGTGATATCAATAGCGAAGATGAGAAAGGTGGGAAAAGCAGATCCAAGAGCGAGAGCCTGATGGGGACCCTGAAAAGGCGACTTTCTGTGAAGCAGAAGCCCAAGGGCAAGGGCAGCACGCCCCCGGGGGGCTTGGCTGAggaggacaccttctcctcctcctcggcTCCTGTGGTCTTCAAGGACGTCAGAGCTCAGAGGCCCATCAGGTCCACTTCCCTCCGCAGTCACCACTACAGCCCCACGCCCTGGCCCCTGCGACCCACGAACTCTGAGGAGACCTGTATCAAAATGGAGGTGAGGGTCAAAGCTTTGGTCCACTCTTCCAGTCCAAGTCCTGCGCTGAACGGGGTTCGAAAGGATTTCCATGACCTTCAGGCTGAAACTGTGTGCCAGGAGCAGAATGGCTCCCTCAAGCGTTCAGATTCTCCCCACGGAGACTTGCATCTCCACCTGGAGGAACACGTGCCTGTAGTTATTGGACTTGTGCCTCAGGACTACATTCAGTACACCGTGCCTTTAGACGAGGGGATGTGTCCTTTGGAAGGATCGCGCAGCTATTGTCTGGACACTTCTTCGCCCATGGAGGTCTCTGCAGTTCCTCCTCAAGTGGGAGGGAGCTCTTTTGCCGAAGATGAGAATCAGGTAGACCAGGACCTAGTTGTTGCCCCAGAGATCTTTGTGGACCAGTCAGTGAATGGCTTGTTGATTGGCACCACAGGAGTCATGTTGCAGAGCCCCAGAGCAAGTCATGATGAGGTCCCTCCGCTCTCGCCATTGCTACCTCCAATGCAGACTAATCAGATCCAAAGGAACTTCAGTGGGCTCACGGGCACAGATGCCCATGTGGCTGAAAGTATGCGCTGTCATTTGAATTTTGATCCTAACTCTGCCCCTGGGGTGGCAAGGGTTTATGACTCTGTGCAAAGTAGTGGTCCCATGGTTGTGACAAGCCTTACAGAGGAGCTGAAGAAACTTGCAAAACAAGGATGGTACTGGGGACCAATCACACGCTGGGAGGCAGAAGGGAAGCTAGCCAACGTGCCCGATGGTTCTTTTCTTGTTCGGGATAGTTCTGACGACCGTTACCTTCTAAGCTTGAGCTTTCGTTCCCATGGTAAAACACTTCACACTAGAATCGAGCACTCGAATGGTAGGTTTAGCTTTTATGAACAACCAGATGTGGAAGGACATACGTCCATAGTTGATCTAATTGAGCATTCAATCAGGGACTCTGAAAATGGAGCTTTTTGTTATTCAAGGTCTCGGTTGCCTGGATCTGCAACCTACCCCGTCAGACTGACCAATCCAGTGTCACGGTTCATGCAGGTGCGTTCTCTGCAGTACCTCTGTCGTTTCGTTATACGTCAGTATACCAGGATAGACCTGATTCAGAAACTGCCTTTGCCAAACAAAATGAAGGATTATTTACAGGAGAAGCACTACTGA